One Gimesia aquarii DNA segment encodes these proteins:
- the fae gene encoding formaldehyde-activating enzyme encodes MSMFVGESLVGEGNEVSHIDLLIGDKNGPVGVAFANALSSQKMGHSNLLAVLSPNLAVKPATVMVTKVTIKGAKQAVQMFGPAQYAVAKAVADSVEAGVIPKDQCEDLVIVCGVFIHWEADDDKKIFDYNYEATKEAIARAMKSEPSADEMLAKKSEASHPFYAG; translated from the coding sequence ATGTCAATGTTTGTCGGTGAGTCACTTGTTGGTGAAGGTAATGAAGTTTCTCATATCGATTTATTGATTGGTGACAAAAATGGTCCTGTCGGAGTGGCTTTTGCAAATGCTCTCTCCAGCCAGAAAATGGGACATAGTAATCTGCTTGCGGTACTCTCACCTAACTTGGCTGTGAAACCTGCTACAGTTATGGTGACAAAGGTAACTATTAAAGGGGCTAAGCAAGCAGTTCAAATGTTTGGACCCGCTCAGTACGCTGTTGCAAAAGCTGTTGCAGACAGTGTTGAAGCAGGTGTCATTCCCAAAGACCAGTGTGAAGATCTCGTGATTGTCTGTGGTGTATTCATTCACTGGGAAGCAGATGATGACAAGAAGATCTTTGATTACAATTACGAAGCCACCAAGGAAGCAATTGCTCGCGCCATGAAAAGCGAGCCTTCTGCTGACGAAATGCTAGCCAAGAAGAGTGAAGCCTCTCATCCCTTCTACGCTGGCTAA
- a CDS encoding enolase C-terminal domain-like protein → MSKSTDIKIVEAKFSTEEVPFRTPLKFGGRVMDSSVLLNVEVVVETRNGKQGIGIGSMPAGNIWAWPSTVVSPDDGLKAMIAFLEEAVEIANICPEIAHPIDLMYHISAEYHFMGKKLSKKLGLEEEIPELAQLVASSPLDAAIHDGFGRANHINSYNGLSSEYMNYDLMEYLDDQFQGEYLDQYTLRDPKPMLPLYHLVGALDPITEADVSERIDDGLPETLGEWIKADGLTHLKIKLSGDNLDWDISRVIAIENEAVKAQGERGQDTWFYSLDFNEKCENVDYVLDFLNKIREQTPAAFDRVQYIEQPTNRDLKANPENKMHEAAKIKPVVIDESLVDYDSLLLSRDLGYSGVALKACKGQTESLFLGAAAQKFDMFLCVQDLTCCGYSFLHSASLAARIPTIAAIEGNGRQYCPGPNKKWTRSYPGMFNITDGTVKTAELNGDGLGF, encoded by the coding sequence ATGTCCAAGTCAACTGATATCAAAATTGTTGAGGCGAAATTTTCAACTGAAGAAGTTCCATTTCGTACCCCTCTGAAATTCGGTGGACGAGTAATGGACAGCAGTGTCCTGTTAAATGTGGAAGTCGTTGTTGAAACACGCAATGGAAAACAGGGTATCGGAATTGGCAGCATGCCTGCTGGAAACATCTGGGCTTGGCCATCGACTGTTGTCAGCCCCGATGACGGCCTGAAAGCCATGATCGCGTTCCTGGAAGAAGCTGTCGAAATTGCCAATATCTGTCCGGAAATTGCGCACCCGATTGATCTGATGTATCATATTTCGGCTGAGTACCATTTCATGGGAAAAAAACTTTCGAAAAAACTAGGCCTTGAGGAGGAAATTCCCGAGCTGGCCCAGCTCGTTGCATCCAGTCCATTGGATGCAGCCATTCATGATGGTTTTGGACGTGCGAATCATATCAACAGCTATAACGGCCTCTCCTCGGAATATATGAACTATGATCTGATGGAATACCTGGACGATCAGTTCCAGGGAGAATACCTGGATCAGTACACACTCCGTGACCCCAAACCAATGCTGCCGCTCTACCATCTTGTGGGAGCGCTAGATCCGATTACTGAAGCCGATGTTTCTGAACGCATTGATGATGGTTTACCTGAGACACTGGGAGAGTGGATCAAAGCAGACGGGCTGACCCATCTAAAAATCAAGCTCTCTGGCGATAATCTCGACTGGGATATCAGCCGTGTGATTGCTATTGAAAATGAAGCAGTCAAAGCACAAGGAGAACGAGGGCAAGATACCTGGTTTTACTCACTGGATTTTAATGAGAAATGTGAAAATGTAGATTATGTTCTCGACTTTTTGAACAAAATACGCGAGCAGACACCGGCTGCCTTTGATCGAGTTCAATATATCGAACAACCCACAAATCGGGACCTTAAAGCCAATCCGGAAAATAAAATGCATGAAGCAGCCAAGATCAAACCAGTGGTCATTGATGAATCTCTGGTCGACTATGATTCGCTGTTACTAAGTCGCGATCTGGGTTATTCAGGTGTCGCTTTAAAAGCCTGCAAAGGTCAAACGGAATCACTGTTTTTGGGAGCTGCCGCGCAGAAGTTTGATATGTTTCTCTGTGTGCAGGATTTGACTTGCTGCGGTTATTCTTTTCTGCATTCTGCCAGTTTAGCGGCTCGAATTCCAACCATAGCCGCAATTGAAGGTAATGGCCGCCAATATTGCCCTGGCCCAAACAAAAAGTGGACACGCTCTTATCCGGGTATGTTTAACATCACTGATGGAACAGTCAAAACGGCCGAACTCAACGGTGATGGTCTCGGGTTCTAG
- a CDS encoding NADP-dependent methylenetetrahydromethanopterin/methylenetetrahydrofolate dehydrogenase, with the protein MKKILIQLDTDAQPSTFDRVVAIDAGVDELMSYGDITPENVTPLVHGAMFTRGAKDLHHTALFVGGSQIQEGETLFQRVQELFFGPVRVSVMIDSNGSNTTAAAAVLAAGKHLNFSETTALILGGTGPVGQRAAQLLAKLGANVIVASRSEERAQATCDAITTVVQGAQLKALSLKDHKQIEAVNQDTNLIISAGAAGVKLLPAACWKPMKQLKVAIDLNAVPPAGIEEVDVMDKATDREGVLCYGAIGAGGTKMKIHKAAIQKLFESNDLLLDTEEIYQIGVDLKD; encoded by the coding sequence ATGAAAAAGATATTGATTCAATTGGATACTGATGCGCAGCCCAGCACATTTGATCGTGTTGTCGCCATCGACGCTGGTGTTGATGAGCTGATGAGTTACGGTGATATCACACCTGAAAATGTGACACCATTGGTACATGGAGCGATGTTTACTCGCGGGGCCAAAGACTTGCATCACACGGCGTTGTTTGTGGGGGGGAGCCAGATTCAGGAAGGGGAGACACTCTTTCAAAGAGTTCAAGAGTTGTTTTTCGGCCCGGTTCGTGTCTCCGTAATGATTGATTCCAATGGCTCCAATACGACAGCGGCCGCTGCAGTCTTGGCGGCGGGGAAGCATCTCAACTTTTCTGAAACGACTGCATTGATTTTGGGAGGAACCGGTCCCGTTGGTCAGCGTGCAGCACAATTACTGGCAAAACTCGGGGCAAATGTGATTGTGGCTTCCCGTTCTGAAGAGCGCGCTCAGGCTACCTGTGATGCAATTACTACTGTTGTGCAAGGAGCACAATTAAAAGCCCTCTCTTTAAAAGACCACAAGCAGATTGAAGCAGTCAATCAGGATACAAACCTCATTATTTCCGCTGGTGCAGCGGGGGTGAAACTGCTCCCGGCAGCCTGTTGGAAGCCGATGAAGCAGCTTAAAGTTGCCATTGATTTGAATGCGGTTCCACCAGCGGGGATTGAGGAAGTTGACGTGATGGATAAGGCTACAGATCGGGAAGGGGTTCTCTGTTACGGAGCGATTGGAGCAGGAGGTACAAAGATGAAGATTCATAAAGCGGCCATCCAAAAGCTGTTTGAATCGAATGATCTCCTGCTGGATACCGAAGAAATTTACCAGATTGGCGTTGATCTTAAAGACTAA
- a CDS encoding RNA polymerase sigma factor, with the protein MYDDATIMKRVCAGEYLLFDELVVRYRKRLLRFAWSKFGHFSAAEDLVQEAFLSAFAARETYNPSFAFSTWLWTIFLNLCRRHYKREQRQPREIVHSSMTDAVVVPEPSSSETPLQIALKTEQFALLARYLCELPEVQADALRLRFFGGMKFTEIALTMDCSLSAAKIRVKNGLLQLAHRFSEASTSEGDVS; encoded by the coding sequence ATGTATGACGATGCCACCATTATGAAACGCGTCTGTGCAGGAGAGTATCTTCTGTTCGATGAATTGGTGGTACGTTATCGTAAGCGTCTGTTACGGTTTGCCTGGAGTAAATTTGGTCATTTTTCGGCCGCGGAAGATTTGGTGCAGGAAGCATTTTTGTCTGCATTCGCTGCACGTGAGACCTATAATCCTTCATTTGCATTTTCGACCTGGCTCTGGACTATTTTTTTAAACTTGTGTCGTCGTCATTATAAGCGGGAACAACGCCAGCCGCGTGAAATTGTTCATTCGTCAATGACTGATGCAGTTGTGGTACCCGAACCCAGTTCGTCAGAGACTCCCTTACAAATTGCCTTGAAAACAGAACAATTTGCGCTATTGGCGCGATACCTTTGTGAATTACCGGAAGTGCAAGCCGATGCGCTGCGATTGCGTTTTTTCGGCGGAATGAAATTTACTGAGATTGCTTTAACCATGGATTGTAGTTTGTCAGCAGCAAAAATACGTGTGAAAAACGGATTGCTTCAATTGGCCCATCGTTTTTCTGAAGCTTCGACTTCGGAAGGAGATGTATCATGA
- a CDS encoding site-2 protease family protein, with the protein MMLGNVNPTEFDLRFSLFGIPVRVHPLFWAVSAFMGWYPDDPKMTLIWIACVFVSILIHELGHAVMAKHFGWPPEIMLYHFGGLATFQPYSGMTTQRSIIVSAAGPLAGFGLLGAVMFFKYISIRFGFWNNLDQQGAIYVSTTFHYLYFINLYWGLINLAPVLPLDGGHICEDICKAVKRYRGDVLALQISMVAAGALAFYFFKEQYRFAGIMFALFAFFNFQAYQQRNNPW; encoded by the coding sequence ATGATGCTGGGGAACGTTAATCCCACAGAATTTGATTTGCGTTTCTCTCTGTTTGGGATTCCAGTCCGCGTACATCCATTATTCTGGGCTGTGTCAGCGTTCATGGGATGGTACCCCGATGATCCAAAAATGACGCTGATCTGGATTGCCTGTGTTTTTGTATCAATTCTGATTCATGAGTTGGGTCATGCCGTCATGGCAAAACACTTTGGTTGGCCCCCTGAAATTATGTTATATCATTTTGGAGGTCTGGCCACGTTTCAGCCTTATTCGGGGATGACAACCCAGCGGTCAATCATTGTATCAGCAGCAGGACCATTGGCCGGTTTCGGACTGCTCGGAGCAGTCATGTTTTTTAAATACATTTCCATAAGGTTCGGTTTTTGGAATAACTTGGATCAGCAAGGGGCAATCTATGTTAGTACTACATTCCATTACTTGTATTTCATCAATTTATATTGGGGATTGATTAATCTCGCTCCCGTGCTGCCCCTGGATGGGGGACACATTTGTGAGGATATCTGCAAAGCCGTCAAACGTTATCGAGGTGATGTGTTGGCTCTACAGATTTCAATGGTCGCTGCGGGCGCACTAGCCTTTTATTTTTTCAAAGAGCAATATCGCTTTGCAGGCATTATGTTTGCTTTATTTGCCTTTTTTAACTTTCAGGCATACCAACAGCGGAATAATCCCTGGTAG
- a CDS encoding ATP-grasp domain-containing protein, which translates to MNKQEQIEIPKNPELLIVGASTRAAAFSALRAQFQPLCVDQYADQDLREIAQMLPKTSDESNWLQDLDERSSMEWIYTGGMENHPKFIEQISLKHQLRGCDPESLSYARDPFFLEEILSRTKVQTPTCLTADSKPDGNLKWLSKPTHGSGGHGIHFVDATYSKSLRNKACYIQRYQPGIPLSALFIAFRHVSVLVGISMQFVGNAALNAKPFQFCGGVTLNSFPSSWNHAIQELGQTIAQRCHIQGIFGCDLILDPMQENRIWLNEVNPRYTALTELFELQSQLPILYWHMAACRTFEEQKIDFETPLQLQKQLLEAQNQTRPQIAKGILYAAQDTTCPDIDWNHNLSKDLYQIPELADIPHPGTVIQNGSPICSVYGVGENHQSCLQSLAERIVEYTRLFQADSRRENNAKAIINKLWPEMKTENSLFSRFFTSENESHSFLED; encoded by the coding sequence ATGAATAAACAAGAACAGATAGAAATTCCAAAGAACCCTGAGCTACTCATTGTTGGAGCGAGCACACGAGCTGCCGCATTTTCTGCCCTGCGTGCCCAATTCCAGCCGCTCTGTGTAGATCAATATGCCGACCAGGATCTTCGTGAAATTGCGCAAATGCTTCCCAAAACAAGCGATGAATCAAATTGGTTGCAGGACCTTGACGAACGTTCTTCAATGGAGTGGATCTATACTGGGGGAATGGAAAATCATCCGAAATTTATCGAGCAAATCAGTCTAAAACATCAGCTGCGAGGCTGTGATCCAGAAAGTCTGTCTTATGCCCGGGATCCTTTTTTCCTAGAAGAAATCCTGTCTCGAACAAAAGTCCAAACTCCCACCTGTCTTACGGCTGACTCCAAGCCAGATGGAAATTTGAAATGGTTGAGTAAACCAACGCATGGTTCAGGAGGCCACGGAATCCATTTTGTGGACGCGACCTATTCAAAGTCTCTGAGAAACAAAGCTTGCTATATACAGCGCTACCAACCTGGAATTCCACTTTCGGCCCTGTTTATTGCTTTTCGCCACGTCTCTGTTTTAGTGGGTATTTCCATGCAATTTGTTGGAAATGCCGCCCTCAATGCGAAACCATTTCAATTTTGTGGTGGAGTCACACTTAATTCTTTTCCATCCTCATGGAATCATGCCATACAAGAACTGGGGCAAACAATTGCACAACGGTGTCACATACAGGGCATTTTTGGCTGTGATCTCATCCTGGACCCAATGCAAGAAAATCGAATCTGGTTGAATGAAGTTAACCCGCGCTATACAGCGTTAACTGAATTATTTGAACTACAATCTCAGCTTCCAATCCTATATTGGCACATGGCCGCCTGTCGCACCTTTGAAGAGCAAAAGATCGACTTTGAGACTCCGTTACAACTACAAAAACAGCTTCTAGAAGCCCAAAACCAGACGCGACCTCAAATTGCCAAAGGGATTCTCTACGCGGCTCAGGATACGACTTGTCCTGACATTGATTGGAACCACAATTTGTCAAAAGACCTCTACCAAATCCCGGAACTCGCTGATATCCCCCATCCAGGAACAGTCATTCAAAATGGTTCTCCCATCTGTTCAGTTTATGGAGTCGGAGAGAACCACCAATCCTGTCTCCAGTCACTGGCTGAGAGAATCGTCGAGTATACGCGGCTTTTTCAAGCGGATTCCCGGAGAGAAAATAACGCGAAGGCCATCATTAACAAGCTATGGCCTGAAATGAAAACAGAAAATTCCCTTTTTTCCCGTTTTTTCACAAGCGAGAATGAATCGCATTCGTTTCTTGAAGATTAA